The following DNA comes from Musa acuminata AAA Group cultivar baxijiao chromosome BXJ1-4, Cavendish_Baxijiao_AAA, whole genome shotgun sequence.
ttcatttttatccaaagcacatatataagcatataaccaaagctttggatatcatatcaaaaagatAGAGGGTGAtgtgggatcccaaacataatctcccacgTTTGAGAGCCATCCACATCTGGATGAAGCtagagggggccggcaaagcattgCAGGCTCTAAGGATATAccttttatcatttctggcaaaggttcagataatctctttaccatttctagcaaagatccaaataatccctttactatttttagcgaaggtccaaataatccttttattatttttaacaaaGGTCCAAATAGTCCCACAAATATcggagtataaaagggtattgtgaacaataaattgggacatattgaaaatacatgcggaacaacggaatgcatgtgcctatacaaaacattgtgatacaaatatgaactttacataatagattcaggtatacaaataattgaaggacgaGATATATAggaattcaaagcaataatataaagctcaactgaagtaaggattttagctgaaatcaatttccaaatagatgaaacaagaatatgtGAAATTGACCAAATCTCGATtttgacagaatttgagaggtatattgcatgaattatttggatgataaattatactccaatttacacAAATTAggtgtcattcgaaagatgtatcaataTAGATTTAGATTAATtaagttttgtataaattggtgattccaacattgagttatcaatagtttagtaaccaaaggtcagaaaacattatctttattttacaaaattcatATAGTTGATAACAGATGATTCAATAGTCatttatgctccaaatcattaaaatcaGATATGCACAGAAAGACATACATCTAGTTTCTGATAAATCATTTTGCATAAATTAgagttttcaacagagagttataaacAAGAGAGTATTGAAAGGTCAAAACTGACAGTCTCTATTTGACAGATTTCATAAGATCAgttgaaataatagtttggataggAAAATAGACTCTAAATTTATCAATCTTGATATCAAAAGAAATAGCTATGAGTATATTTTCGGATGAATTTGATTTCGCTTGAATCCAAAATCGGtgcagaaagttatggctagaacaatatagaaaggtcaattcattgaaaaattttagattcacaATTTTGTTCCCAATcgaaagaaatatcatgtatgaagccAAAGTCTTCCAAACTTTTtaggattaagatgaaatcagagatcaagagttctgtatgaaagggttagaacacttgccttaaacaaatttgagtcccaaatgTATGGAATTGATGCAAATCTCAAGCCAaggcaaagcttcttcttcttctcctacttcaattcctcttcctttctcctcttaACCCACGTTGGCGCAACTCTTAAGTTTTCCTTTAATCTCTCAtataattacttaggtttggctaacgAAAGGGTTGCAAGgtgacaagcatgcatgaaaaagatttaggtgtcatccatagaacaaaCTTAAGTGGCACcagtaggttagctagtgacacattgtcacggacaaacttcgaaacaggatgtttggtgtaatgcttatgtatgtccgtgtcttttggtatgttcatgctttgtacagcatgtagagggacgaccgaaggcttaatagtctcattttagttaaattggtggccgctttatgcttgtaaataaaagttgtgtcatgtggacacgtgtgagagatttttgatctataatggattattttaccctttgttgtgcaactgttcagagcttgtaaagtctgtttgtaatttgcattgtctatgaagtgttttcggaattgtttgcttgtggatcccgaatgagatgttttctctaacccgttctctcttttgtgggtcctaagggacatgggaggcttcggggaggctgacctttgcggacggacatgcaagggtgccgcacgacttaggcaaaaccagctaaggccgtgaccgatggtatcagagtgggacaagcactcatagaaacacttagcatgcaaacgtgggagacctagcggggctacgttgagggcagtcagcacactcgcgaccgtttgggggaaaacgagcatagagatatagggaaaaggagtcgctcggaggagcgggcatctgagattggcattcagaggaatggccaaccctttgcgcgagaggcaccacgagaacaaacaagcttggaagaatacggagtgcacaaaggttgggatggctgagtttgagctatggttcaatgttgacaactatacttgatggtgctcaaggcaagcgaggtgcttggtaaaggatgagaccatccaaggtggaataagttgctcagcgaccgaaagagttgtgcaaagctcacagaggtgaggggaattgctaactcaaagaattcggtactcatgcatgggcttgtatgcggatgatggaatgttcgcggccatcccaaggtgaccaaaactcggcgccatggagcattgaaactttctcttcgacatgtgaaggatacatccgtaggaggctgaagtgtgcaacgagttcagcatgttgctaggccttgagtggtgcagcgggggctgtattgacgtggagtcacaatctagcaagtgtgtttgcaggaggcagaacaatgcacagtttgttcagcagatcggagtagtccaaggggatggtggtctccgaaacgacgagagatgttgctccaacgggacagttatccaggagggataagtcccggctctccagagggagaatcatatgggatggacctcacaagttgaggaggagtacctcaacaaacaacaactccatgaagctcaatggactgagcaagcggcgatgagttgttgcatgatctcgctcgagagaatacattggtagatgcattgtgagatcaagtgggggagcgacccaaagcaacacaaatgaaggcacacttggagtcggtatggagatcgaactcaagggagggctgacccatggaatggtgggcgcgagggccaccatcaactcaatgcaaaaatgagaagcggagcaacttgggtgtaacttggcgaagtacccaagccgcatgaagggagccagtatagaagatagaacatggagcggaggcatagtgctttccttggacagaggtcaagaacatgaactcttgtagaggtaagagcaggatcatgttgttccatgggtcattcattctgacggagcgaactcatcttgcatggtgccaaagacgaagggagcttctgggcacatgcaccttatctcggaggagcatttgatggaggaactaaggcgactcaatttgtgaAGGCAAAGTTAGATTCAGaatgccttagcacggggcaagaggacgtagatgcgggtactcttgaagaatatgccacagtgttgccattcaagttgccatgaaggaagcggtgcgcagcgaagattgtgctggtaggggcagaggcccaggatccagacaatggtgtactaattgcagcgaagtcgggggacttcgggagctactaggtgacggactgtcctagagcggtgcttcatctaggtgtgacctaagagtgggtagatgaaggtcgattgccaaagaagcgaacaaaatcgaaggtggaagagaccctgcgatgtatttgcagaggccacacatgaagggttcacaattcgagttcatcccacaagaatCAGAATGTAATAgaaatgtcaccaagaggcgacatggtgtagcggatcatggtggaacagttcgtggtaatgtaatacacacaacatagtcccgtgagggactagatcatacggaggtatgatcgggagctactggaagctccacttcggtgaacaacacgacggtaagaagggctatggattcaaggagtgaaggccatggtactacAAAGGcgagtcttccatgcgtgcatcgaattttgcatcgaatgaaagccttggtcatcagcatatgggggctatgttccaccaatggaaaaagttcgaatgcaagtactagtgagtcataggggagggacttgatcatgcagaggtatgatcgaagcaattggagagttggactgctccaaagcccatatttgcttaagggagccagacaagtcagaggacaaggtcgagtaagcaaacgttgctaccaaggaagctaaggagaacagaatcggtgcaaaccctacaacgtgatggcaaacgccatgcatgggagttgcagtatgtctttccatcgaccaatgggatctgcttggagaacatcgaggtgttgaagtagggggtcaaaaggggcgaggaagcgacgaccagtccaaagggacttagctatccaaaatcaagcatcaattagaatggaggtggactcggaggagtgccacatagatatatctactgattgtgacaaaaagggatgcagatgcgaggcgacagatagtagggccatgggcatggtagcgtcatgggaccgcagaggcgggacttttgtgaaagtcattgatcctttgctctcatggagagagagtgcttggtcgtgaaaggggccgaggaggtggagcatgtagaggcagactccaagtaccgagacaaggctgaagggcagaggccaaggaacttcgtaagaccggtgtcaacgagcttctcatcaagatagccgaaagtgaaagacttcgggtcaggcaagagtgcatgatgaaggaacgaagcaggcagtacgcggtgttgtacctttgctactcaatggagtaggcggcagggttgatggagaagacggtacaatcccagaggcgaccaaacctatgagagaattactccaagttggggtaaaaacttcctacattctagaagttcgatggcattgagaaggtgaatcacagtaacttactcaacgcaaggagtgcaaacacttcaagtgcttcagaagtgtgagcaaagagcaggcgaaggccagtaaccagctcgatgcatggagtacaacctcaaggagacgggcgaagtcaagtaacctttgccttctcaactcttaagagaatgggcgaaaccaagtaccccaattctcttatctatccagcagagagctctacatatgttcaaagacccttcaaagataatggaagataatagttgtcaaatcctcaccaatagtgatcagtgttgctgagagtagattgtccgcttcatttcccaacgaaatgtcaatcgaaagcggaagtgatgcgaacctacttggatgtgacaactaagtgaaagaagagtccatgagcaaattttgtagaggaaggacccaaaacttcagaagtttgcgagacgatgctcgttaaagctccaacaagcatccacccagtttaagcaacatgaggcatttgagagactagcgcagtaaggatggtcttttccttcatttgtagaatccgcaagaaccaacatggatcaacacaactcagccaaccccatactagagtcagagtcattggcgagttgaagcagcatggcggatcaaaggttcgactactcaaaaacagcagcaaaaagcggttgggagccaagaggcgcattgcagctagagcagaagattgaagactcggcaaaggcaaggagttgtagtgtcgacaaagacttcgacgaggacgtcgaaggaataagtgggggagaatgtcacagacaaacttcgaaacaagatgtttggtgtaatgcttatgtatgtccgtgtcttttggtatgttcatgctttatacagcatgtagagggatgaccgaaagcttaatagtcccgttttagttaggttggtggtcgctttaggcttgtaaataaaggttgtgttatgtggacacgtgtgagatatTTAGAATGAGTTAGAAAAGAAAGATTTCTTCTAATCATATCTTCTACCAAATCCTACGTCGACAGCCTTCCATATCTTCACCTATCTAGTGGGTCAAAAGATAGGCAAGGGGTCAACAGTTTCTGGGGAAGATGACTAAGAGTTCCAGAGCCAAGACTCATCCTGCATGCAAAAACACTATGATTTGGGTCTGTGAAGAGAAGATGGGCACGAAGTCATCCATAGGTACAAGAAATTAATATCTGAATTCAGTGTAACGTCGGAGGATCAACTGCTGGAAAGCAAACAAGCAtaaaaacaagagagagagatggattatTTAGGGTTAGCGTAAGCTAGTCGAAGAGTTCCCAGTTGTTGGTAATCCAATCCCCTCCCTGGGAGACTTGGACGAGTTGTAACTGAGCGCTCGGGGCTTACCAAACCAGATTCAAACGTCTGCCGTTGAGTTGTAACTGAGATTTCTTCTTGCCTTCAGCAAGTCCAATGAGAAAGAATACGGCGAACCTGAGAAAGAATTTTCAAAGGTCAAATGAGACTTTTGCGCAACTCATATTAACTAAGAGAGATTTCGTATAGACTTCTTAAAAGGTATTATATTAGAGAAAATTTTCTTACTACAAGTACAATACTAATTATGTTAGTTCCTGCAAGTAAATAGGCTATTTTCGTGTCTCATTTGAAATATCTATAATGGAACCTAAGCCGACGGGGTTCTCCTTCTCATCATGATCCAGGAGATGGACAAAGAGACTTCAGAGATCTTAACCATTCCAGACTAAGCTCAGCGAAACCCAGCATTTTCTTGTCTTCACGGCCACAACTACTACTTTTTAGTAACTTCTTGTTATATTTAACACACTCTCGAGTTATTTAGGATAATCGTATCCACATTAATTATCGGTAGCTGTAATTATGAAGACCGCAAAAGACGTACCATCAACATGCTATATTATACGCAAAAACATGAAAGTTTGACTCCATAACTGCAATTGGAACTATATATTGATTTAATTGGAAGAAAAGCTCGAGAGGGATGTTTCATAATTCAAGAGTACCTCGAATCTCCTCCGCGTTCTCGCTTCCCCCTCTGCCTCGACGCTGTCTGATTTCAGCAGTTGCACCATAAGCAGCTCAGTCAAATCCGCCAACTCTTCGTCCGCAGCCTTCATGCTTGCGTGCACGCAAGTCTCCGATCTCGATACCTGCATTCTAATCCGATCGGTTCCGAGCAGCGACTGGAAAGTTTCGAGATGATCGCAGGGAACCCACCGACCTTTGCAGCGAGCTTGTCCACCGCAGCTCCGATAGCCGCGATCGTCTCAGACGCCTGATGCCGATTCATACGCTCGAGCTTCCTCTCCTTGCTTGCCGGGTCCTCCAACAGGACCAGCTTGGACATTTCCACGATCCCAGCCATGTGCAGGCGCTCAccgtcgtccttttcctttccccTGAACAACAGCCTCTGCTCTCCAGGCTGCAGACCGGTGTCTTGTGCCAGAACCCTTTTCAATTCCCCTTCACATCATTAATCGTCAAAACGTCACTTTTATCGAAAGATCGGAGGAACAGAGAAGAACAAGAGTCCCAAGGGGGTCTACCGAAGGTGGAGTGGGCAGGGACGGAGAGCTGATGCTGGTAGGAGCCATGGGAGACCTTGATCTTGATGAGGGGCTCGGTCGGCATGCCAGCCACGTTGCTCCGCTTCTGTACCACCATCCCTCCGGGGCGGAGCTCCCACTCTGTCATCCGGCAGCTCTGGCTCTCCCTCCCACCGACCATGCCGTTTGATCTCGATTTCCTCATCCTTCTATCGAGCAGAGACGAAGCGAGCAGGAAGGGAAGGCACAGGGTGTTGGTCGAGCGAGTGCCACAGCTTGTGACAGCTTCGAAGTGCACAGCGGAGGAAGAGGGGACAGCCTTCAAAGATTTCATATGTTTGTGT
Coding sequences within:
- the LOC135651047 gene encoding BAG family molecular chaperone regulator 4-like translates to MKSLKAVPSSSAVHFEAVTSCGTRSTNTLCLPFLLASSLLDRRMRKSRSNGMVGGRESQSCRMTEWELRPGGMVVQKRSNVAGMPTEPLIKIKVSHGSYQHQLSVPAHSTFGELKRVLAQDTGLQPGEQRLLFRGKEKDDGERLHMAGIVEMSKLVLLEDPASKERKLERMNRHQASETIAAIGAAVDKLAAKVSRSETCVHASMKAADEELADLTELLMVQLLKSDSVEAEGEARTRRRFEVRRILSHWTC